From a region of the Mercurialis annua linkage group LG1-X, ddMerAnnu1.2, whole genome shotgun sequence genome:
- the LOC126664769 gene encoding elicitor peptide 6 encodes MKVLEEEEETSNNGCRISNTTHYCFLLEALLKCLGLEIIKTSHQTCSSSSSSSSTATATETDPTSTTGDAHPMFFAMRRRPRPPPRPPVSTGGGPQIN; translated from the exons atgaaggttttagaagaagaagaagaaacaagTAACAATGGTTGTCGTATCAGTAATACTACTCATTATTGTTTTCTATTAGAGGCACTTCTCAAGTGTTTAGGTCttgaaattattaaaacatcCCATCAAACTTGcagctcttcttcttcttcttcttcaaccgCAACGGCAACGGAAACAGATCCTACTTCCACTACT GGAGATGCCCACCCAATGTTTTTTGCTATGAGACGACGTCCAAGGCCACCTCCCCGGCCACCGGTAAGCACCGGAGGTGGGCCGCAGATTAATTAA